The following are encoded together in the Pseudoalteromonas shioyasakiensis genome:
- the dnaE gene encoding DNA polymerase III subunit alpha, protein MPAPQFVHLRVHSDFSMVDGLAKTKPIVAKAEELQMPALAITDQMNLCGLVRFYGAAHGAGIKPIVGADFWLRSPEFEDEPSRITILAKDNEGYKNLTLLISKAYQRGHLFHRPVVDREWLVEHKNGLILLSGAKDGDLGKALLKGNPGLIESVVSFYKQHFSDHYYIELIRTERALEEDYLHLAVELATKEQLPVVATNEVVFLKPENFEAHEIRVAIHDGYTLEDKRRPKRFSEQQYLKTAEQMAELFSDIPEALENTVEIAKRCNVTVQLGTYFLPDYPTGSLKIEDFLVKVSEDGLEERLQFLFPDEQERKEKRVEYDERLKIELDVINQMGFPGYFLIVMEFIQWSKDNNIPVGPGRGSGAGSLVAYALKITDLDPLEFDLLFERFLNPERISMPDFDVDFCMDRRDEVIDHVAALYGRDAVSQIITFGTMAAKAVIRDVGRVLGHPYGFVDRISKLVPGDPGMTLAKAFDVEPRLQEAYDGDEEVKELIDMCRILEGCTRNAGKHAGGVVISPTTITDFAALYCDDEGKFPVTQFDKNDVETAGLVKFDFLGLRTLTILQWAIDMTNERLAREGKEPVDINAIPLNDKPSIELLLRAETTAVFQLESRGMKDLIRRLKPDCFEDMIALVALFRPGPLQSGMVDNFIDRKHGREELSYPDVQWQHDSLIPILEPTYGIILYQEQVMQIAQVLAGYTLGGADMLRRAMGKKKPEEMAKQRSTFEEGAINNGVDGELAMKIFDLVEKFAGYGFNKSHSAAYALVSYQTLWMKTHYPAEFMAAVMSADMDNTDKIVTLVDECENMKLTLLPPDVNAGEYKFTVNLQGEIVYGIGAIKGVGEAPVEAILEARSEGGPFKDLFDFCARVDLKRLNKRVVEKLIYAGALDQLGPDKTQPGRATLLASLKDAMRAADQHHKAESLGQADLFGLLATEPDEVEQAFIKATDLTDNEWLDGEKETLGLYLTGHPINQYRKELKHYTSGRLVDLQPTNRDVQSTAAGLVISARTLINKKGNRWGLVTLDDKSARIDVRLFPEQFEMYQDLLQVNNILVISGQVSFDNFSGGITMTARDICTIAEAREKRIKAIKMTLNMVQIEANFFDNLQKVLEPYKFGTCPIKVFYQRPDALAEITLGTEWCVTPSDDLLHKLSLMAAQDVELEFN, encoded by the coding sequence ATGCCTGCGCCACAATTTGTTCACTTACGTGTTCACTCAGATTTCTCAATGGTGGATGGGCTAGCTAAAACTAAGCCAATTGTCGCTAAAGCAGAAGAGCTGCAAATGCCTGCGTTGGCTATCACCGATCAGATGAACTTATGTGGTTTGGTGCGTTTTTATGGCGCTGCCCATGGCGCTGGTATTAAGCCTATTGTTGGCGCAGACTTTTGGTTAAGAAGCCCTGAATTTGAAGATGAACCTAGCCGAATTACCATCTTAGCGAAAGATAACGAAGGCTATAAAAACCTTACTTTATTGATCTCTAAAGCATACCAGCGAGGACATTTATTTCACCGCCCAGTGGTTGACCGTGAATGGCTGGTGGAGCACAAAAACGGCCTTATTTTATTATCTGGCGCTAAAGATGGCGACTTAGGTAAAGCCCTATTAAAAGGTAACCCAGGGCTTATTGAATCGGTCGTTAGCTTTTATAAGCAACATTTTAGCGATCATTATTACATTGAGCTTATTCGTACAGAACGTGCTTTAGAAGAAGACTATTTACACCTAGCTGTTGAGCTTGCTACAAAAGAGCAGTTACCTGTAGTGGCAACTAACGAAGTGGTGTTTTTAAAACCAGAAAACTTTGAAGCCCATGAAATCCGCGTGGCAATCCATGACGGTTACACCTTAGAAGATAAACGTAGACCAAAACGTTTTTCTGAGCAGCAATATCTTAAAACAGCAGAGCAAATGGCTGAGCTATTTAGCGATATTCCTGAAGCGTTAGAAAACACCGTTGAAATTGCTAAGCGTTGTAATGTGACCGTACAATTAGGAACTTACTTCTTACCAGATTACCCAACCGGTTCACTGAAAATTGAAGACTTCTTGGTTAAAGTCTCTGAAGATGGCCTTGAAGAGCGTTTACAGTTTTTATTCCCAGATGAGCAAGAGCGTAAAGAGAAACGTGTTGAGTATGATGAGCGTCTGAAAATAGAGCTCGACGTAATCAACCAAATGGGCTTCCCAGGTTACTTCTTGATCGTAATGGAGTTCATTCAGTGGAGTAAGGATAACAATATTCCGGTAGGTCCAGGGCGTGGTTCTGGTGCTGGTTCATTGGTAGCTTATGCACTGAAGATCACCGACCTTGATCCGCTCGAATTTGACTTACTATTCGAACGTTTCTTGAACCCAGAACGTATCTCAATGCCCGATTTCGACGTCGATTTCTGTATGGATAGGCGTGATGAGGTAATTGATCACGTAGCGGCGCTTTATGGTCGTGACGCGGTATCTCAGATCATTACCTTTGGTACCATGGCTGCAAAAGCGGTTATCCGTGACGTAGGCCGTGTACTTGGCCACCCTTACGGCTTTGTTGATCGTATTTCTAAACTAGTACCGGGCGATCCGGGCATGACCTTGGCTAAAGCGTTTGATGTTGAGCCTCGTTTACAAGAAGCCTACGACGGTGATGAAGAGGTCAAAGAGCTTATTGATATGTGTCGCATCCTTGAAGGGTGTACACGTAACGCCGGTAAACACGCCGGTGGTGTTGTAATATCACCAACCACTATCACTGACTTTGCTGCTCTTTATTGTGATGATGAGGGTAAATTCCCGGTAACGCAATTTGATAAAAACGACGTTGAGACAGCGGGTTTAGTTAAGTTTGACTTCTTAGGTCTAAGAACACTTACCATCTTGCAGTGGGCAATTGATATGACTAACGAGCGCTTAGCCCGAGAGGGTAAAGAGCCGGTTGATATCAATGCCATCCCACTTAATGATAAGCCAAGTATTGAGCTACTGCTACGCGCCGAAACAACCGCGGTATTCCAGTTAGAATCTCGTGGTATGAAAGACCTTATTCGTCGTCTAAAGCCAGACTGCTTCGAAGATATGATCGCACTGGTAGCACTATTTCGCCCTGGTCCATTACAATCAGGCATGGTAGATAACTTTATCGACCGTAAGCATGGCCGCGAAGAGTTATCTTATCCAGATGTGCAATGGCAACACGATAGCTTGATACCAATTCTAGAACCGACCTACGGTATCATTCTATATCAAGAGCAGGTAATGCAGATTGCGCAGGTACTGGCAGGCTATACGCTAGGTGGCGCTGACATGCTGCGTCGTGCGATGGGTAAGAAAAAGCCAGAGGAGATGGCAAAGCAACGTTCAACCTTCGAAGAAGGCGCTATAAATAATGGCGTTGACGGCGAACTTGCAATGAAAATCTTCGACTTGGTAGAGAAGTTCGCAGGTTATGGTTTTAATAAATCTCACTCAGCTGCTTATGCCTTAGTATCGTACCAAACGCTGTGGATGAAAACCCACTATCCAGCAGAGTTTATGGCTGCGGTAATGTCGGCAGATATGGATAACACCGATAAAATTGTTACCTTGGTAGATGAATGTGAAAACATGAAACTGACCTTGTTACCGCCGGATGTAAATGCCGGTGAGTACAAGTTTACGGTTAATCTACAAGGTGAAATTGTTTACGGTATCGGTGCCATTAAAGGGGTTGGTGAAGCGCCTGTTGAAGCTATTTTAGAAGCCCGTAGCGAAGGTGGCCCGTTTAAGGACTTATTTGATTTTTGTGCCCGTGTTGACTTAAAGCGTTTAAACAAGCGTGTTGTTGAAAAGCTAATTTATGCCGGAGCGCTCGACCAACTTGGCCCAGATAAAACACAGCCTGGCCGTGCAACCTTATTAGCGAGTTTAAAAGATGCCATGCGAGCGGCTGATCAGCATCATAAGGCTGAGTCACTAGGGCAGGCAGATTTATTTGGTTTACTTGCCACAGAGCCAGATGAAGTTGAGCAAGCATTTATTAAAGCCACAGATTTAACCGACAATGAATGGCTAGATGGTGAGAAAGAAACCTTAGGTCTTTACTTAACTGGCCACCCAATTAATCAATATCGTAAAGAGTTAAAGCATTATACGTCAGGAAGACTGGTTGATTTACAGCCCACCAACCGCGATGTGCAGTCAACGGCTGCAGGCTTAGTGATTTCTGCCCGTACCTTGATAAACAAAAAGGGAAATCGATGGGGCCTTGTAACTTTAGATGACAAGAGTGCCCGTATTGATGTACGCTTATTCCCAGAACAGTTTGAAATGTACCAAGATTTGCTGCAAGTAAACAATATCTTGGTAATATCTGGACAGGTCAGCTTTGATAACTTCTCTGGTGGCATTACAATGACCGCTAGAGACATATGCACCATCGCTGAGGCGCGAGAAAAACGTATAAAAGCGATTAAAATGACCTTGAATATGGTGCAGATCGAGGCGAACTTCTTCGATAATTTACAAAAAGTACTTGAACCTTATAAGTTTGGTACTTGTCCTATTAAAGTATTCTATCAACGTCCGGATGCGTTGGCTGAGATTACCTTAGGAACCGAATGGTGTGTTACGCCGAGTGATGACTTGCTTCATAAGTTATCGCTGATGGCGGCGCAAGATGTAGAACTAGAATTTAATTAA
- the accA gene encoding acetyl-CoA carboxylase carboxyl transferase subunit alpha yields the protein MSLNYLDFELPIAELEAKIEELQNVSRAGELDLGLEEEVSRLKEKSAEMKEKIFSELGAWQVSQLARHPLRPYTRDYIERIFTEFDELAGDRTFANDPAILGGVARFEGQPVMVIGQQKGRDTAEKIKRNFGMPKPEGYRKALRLMEMAERFKMPIMTFIDTPGAYPGVGAEERGQSEAIARNLKVMAALKVPTICTVIGEGGSGGALAIGVGDRVNMLQYSTYSVISPEGCASILWKSADKAPLAAEAMGVTAARVKELDLINNVIDEPLGGAHRNYDAMARNLKNQLKRDLADLQGLSLDEMLDQRYKRLMSFGYC from the coding sequence ATGAGCCTCAATTATCTTGATTTTGAGCTTCCAATCGCAGAATTAGAAGCAAAAATTGAAGAATTACAAAATGTAAGCCGCGCTGGCGAATTAGACCTTGGATTAGAAGAGGAAGTCAGTCGATTAAAAGAGAAAAGTGCTGAAATGAAAGAGAAAATTTTCTCTGAGTTAGGTGCTTGGCAGGTTTCTCAGTTAGCCCGTCATCCGTTGCGTCCTTATACTCGTGATTACATCGAGCGCATTTTCACGGAATTTGACGAACTAGCAGGCGACCGTACTTTTGCTAACGACCCAGCTATTTTAGGTGGTGTTGCACGTTTTGAAGGTCAACCAGTGATGGTTATTGGCCAGCAAAAAGGGCGTGACACGGCTGAAAAAATTAAACGCAACTTTGGTATGCCAAAGCCAGAAGGTTACCGTAAAGCATTACGCTTAATGGAAATGGCTGAGCGTTTCAAAATGCCAATCATGACATTTATCGACACCCCAGGTGCATACCCAGGTGTTGGCGCTGAAGAGCGTGGTCAAAGTGAAGCTATTGCGCGTAACCTTAAAGTTATGGCTGCGTTAAAAGTACCAACTATCTGTACTGTTATCGGTGAAGGTGGTTCTGGTGGTGCATTAGCAATTGGTGTGGGCGACCGCGTTAACATGTTGCAATACAGCACTTACTCTGTAATTTCGCCAGAAGGTTGTGCATCAATCTTATGGAAAAGCGCAGACAAGGCACCATTAGCTGCAGAAGCCATGGGTGTAACAGCTGCACGTGTTAAAGAGCTTGATTTAATTAACAACGTAATTGATGAGCCGCTAGGTGGCGCACATCGTAATTACGATGCGATGGCACGTAACCTTAAAAACCAACTTAAGCGTGACCTAGCTGATTTACAAGGCCTTTCACTAGATGAAATGCTTGATCAGCGTTACAAACGTTTAATGTCCTTTGGCTATTGCTAA
- the tilS gene encoding tRNA lysidine(34) synthetase TilS — translation MQTSDLYHHFLAQLQPLLNAQQSCFSVALSGGVDSVVLLHLMKLAQQQHSKLKFEAVYVNHGLSKYADEWQEFCQSLCEELDVAFKAVHVEIHQRSRTSLEAQAREARYQALDENCLSDSVILLGQHLNDQLETFLLRLKRGSGLQGLASMPQTRLLASGRVCFRPLINITREQIEQFAGEFAITHITDDSNIDERFDRNFLRHQVLPILTERFQGFEKSAARSIRLLQKQQLLLDEYTQSDLAHCQNSQGGLSCQAIAPFSQPRQANLVRAWLNQFTHQLPSENQLQQIIEQGLMAKADAQLKICLQSGDVRRHQQHWYFVKEQAIPEAMDIALQSFELKDGRKLIVKAGQGIRKPRPDERVRVEFNKPQARIKPLHKPGSNTLKHWFKDAKVAPWLRAQTPLIFYNDQLVQVVGYFVSEQHSVEDGILWETLYE, via the coding sequence ATGCAAACATCAGATTTATATCACCATTTTTTAGCACAATTACAGCCTTTGCTGAACGCTCAGCAAAGTTGCTTTAGTGTTGCCTTATCTGGCGGTGTTGATTCGGTTGTATTGTTACATTTAATGAAATTAGCTCAACAGCAGCACTCAAAGCTTAAATTTGAAGCTGTGTATGTTAATCATGGTTTGAGCAAGTATGCCGATGAGTGGCAGGAGTTTTGTCAATCGCTATGTGAAGAGCTCGATGTTGCATTTAAAGCGGTACACGTTGAAATTCATCAGCGCTCGCGTACATCACTTGAGGCACAAGCGCGAGAGGCACGATACCAAGCACTCGACGAGAACTGTTTATCAGATAGTGTAATACTGCTTGGTCAGCACTTAAATGATCAACTTGAGACCTTCTTGCTTCGTCTAAAGCGCGGCTCAGGCTTGCAAGGCTTAGCATCGATGCCACAAACGCGATTGTTAGCATCTGGGCGAGTATGTTTTAGACCGCTGATTAATATCACTCGTGAGCAAATTGAACAATTTGCCGGTGAATTTGCTATTACCCATATCACCGATGATTCAAATATTGATGAGCGCTTTGACCGCAATTTTTTACGTCATCAGGTTCTGCCTATTTTAACGGAGCGTTTTCAAGGATTTGAAAAAAGCGCAGCGCGTAGTATTCGGCTGTTACAAAAGCAGCAATTGTTACTCGATGAATATACGCAAAGTGACCTTGCACACTGCCAAAATTCGCAGGGTGGCTTAAGTTGCCAGGCAATTGCACCCTTTAGCCAGCCTAGACAAGCAAACCTTGTGCGTGCGTGGCTGAATCAGTTTACCCATCAACTACCTTCAGAAAATCAGCTACAGCAAATTATTGAGCAAGGTTTAATGGCAAAAGCCGATGCTCAGCTAAAAATTTGTTTGCAAAGCGGAGATGTTCGTCGGCATCAGCAGCATTGGTACTTTGTGAAGGAGCAGGCAATACCTGAGGCGATGGATATTGCTTTACAGAGTTTTGAACTGAAAGATGGCCGAAAACTAATCGTGAAAGCGGGCCAAGGCATTAGAAAACCACGGCCGGATGAGCGGGTAAGGGTTGAATTTAATAAGCCACAAGCGCGTATAAAGCCTTTGCATAAACCCGGCTCAAACACTTTAAAACATTGGTTTAAAGATGCCAAAGTAGCCCCTTGGTTACGTGCGCAGACACCACTAATTTTTTATAACGATCAACTTGTGCAAGTTGTTGGCTACTTTGTTAGTGAGCAGCACAGTGTTGAAGATGGAATTCTTTGGGAGACACTCTATGAGTGA
- a CDS encoding GGDEF domain-containing protein → MENVHILTQRVSARGEFLPFSAEHYRINETNSPHDLVARLQTTLSIEEILTIFAEHAKQLINLSGLQFQSALGVSQSAGSDTSQTPYSFDLDIESERLGQLIYFSQFPMGKAIEAKLKLLHTALIYPLRNALMYTRVLRLATKDALTGLNNRSQFNDSLAQKLERCRRQHRPFSLMLLDLDNFKQVNDNFGHKIGDDVLQEFANVLRTSVRGTDSIFRFGGDEFALLIDDPEFTTNKVIADRIMSLVANSGVMAQYGVTSSIGYTLANNQDCENEVFARADKGLYKAKAAGRNCARAY, encoded by the coding sequence ATGGAAAATGTCCATATTTTGACGCAGCGGGTGTCTGCGCGAGGCGAGTTTCTGCCGTTTTCGGCAGAGCATTACCGAATAAATGAAACAAATAGTCCACACGATTTGGTCGCAAGGTTACAAACTACGTTATCAATCGAAGAAATTTTGACAATTTTTGCGGAACACGCAAAACAACTGATCAATTTATCTGGATTGCAGTTTCAATCTGCACTCGGCGTGTCACAAAGTGCTGGCAGCGATACCAGTCAAACACCGTACTCTTTTGATTTAGATATCGAAAGTGAACGCTTAGGGCAGCTAATTTACTTTAGTCAATTCCCTATGGGTAAAGCGATTGAAGCAAAACTAAAGCTACTTCATACAGCCCTAATTTACCCATTACGTAACGCGCTTATGTATACCCGCGTATTACGTTTAGCGACTAAAGATGCACTAACAGGCTTAAATAACCGTAGTCAATTTAATGACAGCTTGGCACAAAAGCTAGAACGTTGCCGCCGTCAACATCGTCCATTTAGTTTAATGCTGCTTGATTTAGATAACTTTAAACAAGTAAACGATAACTTTGGTCATAAAATTGGCGATGACGTGCTGCAAGAATTTGCTAATGTATTACGTACTAGTGTGCGCGGCACCGACTCAATTTTCCGCTTTGGTGGAGATGAGTTTGCATTATTAATTGACGACCCTGAATTCACCACCAATAAAGTGATCGCTGATCGCATTATGAGTTTGGTTGCTAACTCAGGGGTGATGGCTCAATATGGTGTAACATCAAGCATTGGTTATACGCTCGCCAATAACCAAGACTGCGAAAACGAAGTGTTTGCCCGTGCTGACAAAGGCCTTTATAAGGCAAAAGCAGCAGGAAGAAACTGCGCAAGAGCTTACTAA
- a CDS encoding monovalent cation:proton antiporter family protein, which yields MQNVLIQVFGLLVAAVLFVWFFKRIGLPPILAYLATGVLAGSHGIGWMAQSHEMHFVAELGIVFLLFSLGLEFSLPRLMAMRNIVFGLGSLQVVVTSIVFMLILLLLEHSLLNSFTIASLMALSSTAVVVKLLKESGDLNQRRGQLAIGVLLFQDIAVVPLLIVYPLLAQSGSEEIAGALAFALTKGALVCILLFGIGKWILPKVFSEIALVRTDELFMLTTLLVALFAAGLTYLFGLSMALGAFLAGMMLGESHYRHQLEADIRPFRDILMGLFFVTVGMQLDVLYVLNSWYWIIAVLIGLLLFKIAVLAISAQVMGERKQDAVSAGIMLWQMGEFGFVLIALASQHLLISSEQASFLIAVGVLSMALTPYLIEKTPLILKKLGLLSHAGQYWQQPATSSPLYQNHIVICGFSRVGQTVARFLKPEAIEYVAVESNPILLQEAKAAGEPVIFGHVNQKDILKSAGVERARLVIITFTDFEQTQIVVDAIKQIAPDVKILVRMRDDTEMETLKELGVTEVVPETLEASLMLVSHVLYMSGVPMTRIIRRVSKERRNRYKFLNGFFTGDKLDGEEASSDRLEYLHVIALPEHAYAVNQKISELKLEQRRVSVRALRRQDREIDAPSSQTILLAGDILVLQGKPRRVERVERFLLDGME from the coding sequence TTGCAAAATGTGCTGATTCAAGTGTTTGGCTTGCTCGTTGCTGCCGTATTATTTGTTTGGTTCTTCAAACGAATTGGTTTACCACCTATTCTGGCTTATCTTGCCACAGGCGTGTTGGCGGGGAGCCATGGTATTGGCTGGATGGCGCAAAGCCACGAAATGCACTTTGTTGCCGAACTCGGCATTGTATTTTTACTGTTTAGCTTAGGGCTTGAGTTTTCATTGCCGCGTTTAATGGCAATGCGAAATATTGTGTTTGGCCTTGGCTCCTTACAGGTTGTGGTGACCAGCATTGTATTTATGCTGATTTTACTGCTGTTAGAGCACAGCCTTTTAAATAGCTTTACCATTGCCAGTTTAATGGCGCTGTCTTCAACGGCGGTGGTGGTTAAGTTACTTAAAGAATCTGGAGATTTAAACCAGCGTCGCGGCCAGTTGGCAATAGGGGTGTTGCTATTTCAAGATATTGCTGTTGTCCCTCTACTCATTGTTTATCCTTTACTAGCCCAAAGTGGCTCTGAAGAAATTGCCGGTGCATTGGCTTTTGCACTTACTAAAGGCGCTTTAGTATGTATTTTATTGTTCGGCATAGGTAAATGGATTTTGCCTAAAGTGTTTAGCGAAATAGCGCTGGTAAGAACCGATGAGCTATTTATGCTAACGACTTTATTGGTTGCCTTGTTTGCCGCAGGCCTGACTTACCTATTTGGTTTATCGATGGCGTTAGGCGCCTTTTTAGCCGGCATGATGTTAGGAGAAAGCCATTATCGCCACCAACTAGAAGCCGATATTCGGCCGTTTCGCGATATATTGATGGGGCTATTCTTTGTTACCGTCGGTATGCAGTTAGATGTGCTCTATGTACTTAATAGCTGGTACTGGATCATTGCGGTATTAATTGGCTTATTGCTATTTAAAATTGCGGTGCTCGCGATTTCTGCGCAAGTGATGGGTGAGCGTAAGCAAGATGCGGTATCTGCGGGTATTATGCTTTGGCAAATGGGAGAATTTGGTTTTGTGTTAATTGCACTTGCTTCGCAGCATTTGTTAATAAGTTCAGAGCAAGCTTCATTTTTAATTGCAGTTGGCGTGCTTTCAATGGCACTAACGCCTTACCTTATTGAAAAAACACCGCTTATTCTTAAAAAACTTGGCCTTTTAAGCCATGCTGGGCAGTACTGGCAACAGCCCGCGACAAGTAGCCCCTTGTATCAAAATCATATTGTGATCTGTGGCTTTTCTCGTGTTGGGCAAACCGTAGCACGCTTTTTAAAGCCAGAAGCAATTGAATACGTCGCAGTTGAGAGCAACCCCATCTTATTGCAAGAAGCAAAAGCGGCTGGCGAGCCGGTTATATTTGGCCATGTGAATCAAAAAGATATTTTAAAATCAGCGGGCGTAGAGCGGGCAAGGCTAGTCATTATTACCTTTACCGATTTTGAGCAAACGCAAATTGTTGTTGATGCCATCAAGCAAATAGCCCCTGACGTGAAGATACTGGTACGGATGCGCGATGACACCGAAATGGAAACACTTAAAGAGCTAGGTGTTACTGAGGTTGTACCAGAAACCCTTGAAGCAAGTTTGATGCTGGTTTCGCATGTGCTGTATATGTCTGGCGTACCGATGACACGGATCATTCGCCGTGTTAGTAAAGAGCGGCGTAACCGTTACAAGTTCTTAAATGGCTTTTTCACTGGCGATAAACTTGATGGCGAAGAGGCAAGTTCAGATAGGCTTGAGTATTTACATGTTATAGCTCTGCCTGAGCATGCTTATGCGGTAAATCAGAAAATTAGTGAGCTTAAGCTTGAGCAGCGCCGTGTGTCGGTTAGAGCGCTGCGCCGACAAGACCGAGAAATTGACGCGCCATCATCACAAACTATTTTATTGGCAGGTGATATTTTAGTGCTGCAAGGCAAGCCTCGCCGAGTAGAGCGGGTAGAGCGGTTTTTACTCGACGGTATGGAGTAG
- a CDS encoding patatin-like phospholipase family protein, whose amino-acid sequence MSSKLKKTQHSKIALLLTGGGARAAYQVGVLKAITQSMPRTAPLPFTIINGTSAGAINSAALACYASCAHLACKKLEWVWKNFSTSQVYKSDFLSVFLHITRNMLTSFQSEHINHPPASLLNNKPLRKLLHEILDLSRIERNLHKNYLDAVSITASSYTTGDSVAFFQSLTQKPWRRAKREGQATRINVEHLMASSAIPMVFPSVNVYNHYFGDGSIHQLSPLSPSVHLGAEKIFIIGVDEPKELHPPGYQPHYPGLSNIAGHLLDSVFTDTLQSDLERLQRINRTLSLLPARDKHQELKQIETCVINPSQNFNAIAAQFYDDMPMAIKVLLRMIGVKKRSQSSLTSYLLFEKRYTQKLIEIGYQDGLKKLPEIRKFLELE is encoded by the coding sequence ATGAGCAGTAAGTTAAAAAAAACACAGCACTCTAAAATCGCTTTATTACTAACAGGTGGTGGCGCGCGAGCGGCTTATCAAGTTGGTGTGCTTAAAGCGATAACGCAAAGCATGCCTCGTACAGCACCGCTGCCCTTTACTATTATTAATGGGACATCAGCAGGCGCAATTAATTCCGCTGCATTAGCATGTTATGCATCGTGTGCGCATTTAGCATGCAAAAAACTTGAATGGGTGTGGAAGAATTTTTCGACCTCTCAGGTTTATAAAAGCGACTTTTTAAGTGTGTTTTTACATATTACTCGCAACATGCTCACGAGTTTTCAATCTGAACATATAAATCACCCACCAGCGAGTTTGCTAAACAATAAGCCTCTGCGAAAACTACTGCACGAAATACTCGATTTATCGCGTATCGAACGAAATCTGCATAAAAACTACCTAGATGCAGTATCGATTACTGCTTCGAGCTATACCACCGGTGACTCTGTGGCATTTTTTCAGTCACTTACACAAAAGCCCTGGCGCAGAGCAAAGCGTGAAGGTCAAGCAACCCGCATTAATGTTGAGCACTTAATGGCATCGAGCGCTATTCCTATGGTGTTCCCGAGCGTGAATGTTTATAACCACTATTTTGGCGACGGCTCTATTCACCAACTTTCGCCACTGAGTCCGTCGGTTCACTTAGGTGCTGAAAAAATCTTTATTATTGGTGTTGATGAACCAAAAGAATTGCATCCACCAGGTTACCAGCCTCATTACCCGGGTCTTTCGAATATTGCAGGTCACTTGCTCGATAGCGTCTTTACCGACACGCTACAGTCTGATTTAGAGCGCTTACAGCGCATTAACCGAACTTTGAGCCTTTTGCCTGCCCGCGACAAACACCAAGAGCTTAAACAAATCGAAACTTGCGTGATCAACCCATCGCAAAACTTTAATGCAATCGCAGCTCAGTTTTATGATGACATGCCTATGGCAATCAAAGTGTTACTTCGCATGATAGGCGTGAAAAAACGTTCGCAATCGAGTTTAACGAGCTACTTACTGTTTGAAAAACGTTATACCCAAAAGCTCATTGAAATTGGCTACCAAGATGGCCTTAAAAAGCTACCTGAAATTCGTAAATTCTTAGAGCTGGAGTAG
- a CDS encoding DUF3014 domain-containing protein: MSEHSSEPEVQKGSSNNNLIFAVVVLILVAGVAAFILLKPEDKPVQVVEDIVAEEAPVVEYQEPEPEPEVTEPEPEPVVVDTAPERTPEPVPEVEPLPTLNESDEVVVARMDELLSDQVMSLMVTDDLIRRGVVYVDNIAKGKVALSHAPVERPKESFKVIEGDILTIDPNSYERYTPYVKLFTSLSAAQVIRMYDEYKPLINEAYAEIGYEGDAFTGTLEEAIDVLLDTPEPKGDMPLVRNSVTYQYAYSEWENLPDAQKQLLRMGPENMEKVKAALRNIKAELEQ, from the coding sequence ATGTCAGAGCATTCGTCAGAGCCTGAAGTACAAAAGGGTTCATCAAATAACAACCTGATTTTTGCGGTGGTTGTGCTTATCCTTGTTGCTGGTGTGGCAGCGTTTATTTTATTAAAGCCTGAAGATAAACCCGTGCAAGTTGTTGAAGATATTGTTGCAGAAGAAGCGCCAGTTGTTGAGTATCAAGAGCCTGAACCAGAACCTGAAGTGACAGAGCCTGAGCCAGAACCCGTTGTAGTCGATACTGCTCCAGAGCGCACTCCAGAGCCAGTTCCAGAAGTTGAACCATTACCAACGTTAAATGAAAGCGATGAAGTGGTTGTTGCTCGTATGGATGAGTTACTAAGTGACCAAGTGATGAGCTTAATGGTGACCGACGATCTTATTCGCCGTGGTGTTGTGTATGTTGATAACATCGCCAAAGGTAAAGTGGCATTAAGCCATGCACCTGTTGAGCGTCCTAAAGAGTCGTTTAAAGTTATTGAGGGCGACATTTTAACAATCGACCCAAATAGCTATGAGCGCTACACGCCATATGTGAAACTATTTACCAGCCTAAGCGCTGCTCAAGTTATTCGTATGTACGATGAATACAAACCACTTATCAATGAAGCTTATGCAGAAATTGGCTACGAAGGTGATGCATTCACAGGCACGCTAGAAGAGGCGATTGATGTACTGCTTGATACGCCAGAGCCTAAAGGTGATATGCCACTTGTTCGTAACTCAGTTACTTATCAATATGCTTACTCTGAGTGGGAAAATCTACCTGATGCGCAAAAACAATTACTGCGTATGGGCCCAGAAAATATGGAAAAAGTGAAAGCAGCACTGCGCAACATTAAAGCTGAACTTGAACAGTAA